From Leishmania infantum JPCM5 genome chromosome 21:
AAGACAGGGGCGTGCTCCGCACAGCAGTGGCTGCATTTCTCCATGTGGTGTGTGCACTCTTGTTGCAcgcttttcttctctcgctctcatGGTGCGCATTGCACCGAGAACCGCTGCGCCgtgtctctgcctcttcccCATCCCCGCTTCGAGGGACGCCGCCCTTTAGACCCCTGTacctccgccggcggcggccatctGTGTCACACCCCATCTCCcccgctttctctccccccgTCTCTCCTGGTCTCGAAACAACCCGACATTCGGAAATATGTTTGCGCGGCGTTGCGCgcgtgacacacacacacacaccgaccAGTAACCTTCCCCcaacccccctcctccacacaaAGCATACCCTTTCTTTTCGCCTTTCGCCACTCTGCCATCATGCGTGAGATCGTTTCCTGCCAGGCCGGCCAGTGCGGCAACCAGATCGGCTCTAAGTTTTGGGAGGTGATTTCCGACGAACATGGTGTCGATCCGACTGGTACCTACCAGGGCGACTCGGATCTGCAGCTCGAGCGCATCAACGTCTACTTCGATGAGTCGACGGGAGGCCGCTACGTGCCGCGCGCCGTGCTGATGGACCTCGAGCCCGGCACTATGGACTCCGTTCGCGCCGGCCCGTACGGCCAGCTGTTCCGCCCGGACAACTTCATCTTTGGTCAGTCCGGCGCTGGCAACAACTGGGCCAAGGGCCACTACACCGAGGGCGCGGAGCTGATCGACTCCGTGCTTGATGTGTGccgcaaggaggcggagagctgCGACTGCCTGCAGGGCTTCCAGCTGTCTCACtccctcggcggcggcacgggcTCCGGCATGGGCACGCTGCTCATTTccaagctgcgcgaggagtaCCCGGACCGGATCATGATGACCTTCTCCGTCATCCCGTCCCCCCGCGTGTCGGATACCGTTGTGGAGCCGTACAACACGACCCTCTCTGTGCACCAGCTCGTGGAGAACTCCGACGAGTCCATGTGCATcgacaacgaggcgctgtACGATATTTGCTTCCGCACGCTGAAgctgacgacgccgacgttCGGTGACCTGAaccacctcgtcgccgctgtgaTGTCTGGCGTGACCTGCTGCCTGCGCTTCCCTGGCCAGCTGAACTCTGACCTGCGCAAGCTTGCCGTGAACCTCGTGCCGTTCCCGCGCCTGCACTTCTTCATGATGGGCTTCGCGCCGCTGACGAGCCGCGGCTCGCAGCAGTACCGCGGCCTGTCCGTCGCGGAGCTGACGCAGCAGATGTTCGACGCCAAGAACATGATGCAGGCCGCCGACCCGCGCCACGGCCGCTACCTCACCGCATCCGCGCTGTTCCGCGGCCGCATATCGACCAAGGAGGTAGACGAGCAGATGCTGAACGTGCAGAACAAGAACTCCAGCTACTTCATCGAGTGGATCCCGAACAACATCAAGTCCTCCATCTGCGATATCCCGCCCAAGGGCCTCAAGATGTCCGCCACCTTCATCGGCAATAACACCTGCATCCAGGAGATGTTCCGCCGCGTCGGTGAGCAGTTCACGGGCATGTTCCGCCGCAAGGCCTTCCTCCACTGGTACACCGGTGAGGGCATGGACGAGATGGAGTTCACCGAGGCCGAGTCCAACATGAACGACCTCGTCTCCGAGTACCAGCAGTACCAGGACGCcaccgtcgaggaggagggcgagtacgatgaggagcaggaggcctACTAGACTGTGAGTGAGTGAGGTGCGTGAaggcgtgtctgcgtgtgcgcgagggCCGCTGTCcccgcggcgcacgcacacctccctcgttccctctccctctttccgtGTTTTCTTCGTTTGTCTTCCTGTACGCCATTTCGGTTTCTTGTGCTTGTTCTATCttgtgggtgggtgtgggaCCGACCTGCACGTCTGTGACGGAGTGACGGGGAGTGGAtaggagagggaaggggggagggggcagggcgaacggcgtctgcgcgtacacgtccctctctccctctgcgcgcATATGTGCTCATGTGTATGcatccccccttctcttcctttttttcctcccctccctccccctctccgtgGCGGCAAGAAGAGAAGATGCCGACAGCAGATGCTTCATTTTGCGCCTTTCTGTCTTTTCATATTCGCGTGGCTTCGCCGCACCCCCGCCGGACCTGCACGGCCGCGCGGGTCTGCCGCAGTGCGCGCGCCCACCGCCTGTGTTGCTGtctgtgccccccccccccccccccgcgtcgtcgccacctCCCTGCTTGCGAGATTTCGCTTCCGCGTGGCTGCAGGggagacacgcgcgcaccgcggcacgGAGCGGGGGCTCGAGCAACGGCACGAGCGTGCGAAGGGAGCaagctgcacacacacggctgGAAGTGGGTGCGGCGCGcatctctctgtgtgcgcttcgcgtgctgctgttcgcgtgtgtgtgtatgtgtgcgcgtgcttgcacGGAGTGAAATCGAACTATTTaaacgcacgtgcgtgcgcagccgtggtggtggcgcgagGGCTGCAGTTCTGCAcccttccctttcccctcctccaccttgtTCGTAAGTGGGGCTCCATGGGCGTCTCTCCAtgctctttttcttgtgagtctgtgtgcgtgttggcaCGCCTGTGCCTTGTATCGCATCTTCGGTGCGCGACACTGTCGGGTGCGctgcgcccccctcctcccacgcCCACAGGAATGTGCCCATGCTTCTCTTTGATCCCGCGTCCCTACTACCGCCTGCTCTGCTCTCTCCTTCAAGGTTCGTCGATTGCCCATTGCACCCCATGTGTGCATCTGCTCCTTTTTGGCACCCTTGGACGTGGCCACTTCCACCGCGACAGCACACACCATGCTAGTGGTGCTCGACATCTCCGCATCTCTCGCTCTACCTTGCACGCACCCAACAACACAGGCATCAAACTCACCGCCGCTTGCCCCAGTACACGTCCCCCTTCATCTCATGCCTACCTGCGGCCCGGTAGCCCTTgacccctctttctctcatcGCCCCTCAGCTCGCCATGAGGCACACCGAGGCCAAGCAGGCCGTGCGCGAGGCCGAGGCACTCGTCGCAGAGAGCCCCTTCAGCCTCCGACCCTTCTCCAACTGGAGCCCGGGGGGACTGGAAGGCGAAGGGGTGCGAGCGCGACGAGATCCGCGAGAACATGCTGTGCTGGGCCATCACCGACTTTGGCTGCAGCCACTTCCGCGAGTGCGGCCCCACACTCACCACCGCCCGCAATGGCGACCAGCTCATTGTGGGGGAGGGCCAGCCCTGCCCTCGCCACCTACACTgcaagaagagggaggacCTTatccaccgcggcggctgcgtgccGGCCAAGAGGCTGCTCCAGAGTCTCTCAGGGGCGCGAGGCGATGGGCACCAAGGAGGAGCTACGTGTGCACTGCGTGGGCATCGAGAGGGTGTGCCCTACGGACCACATGCTCGAGCTGAGACCGGCTGAGGGCATCACGGTGACGCAGGGCCTCTGCCACGAGCTGCGTGCCGAGGCCACCATGGGCAAGCTACTTGGTGGTGAGGTGAGCCGgcgcaacgacgacgaccctgaccgccgcttcgccgctATGGTGGGCGGCTTCCCGACGATTGTGAAGGACGAGAAGTCCAAACGGCTGCTGTGCAACGAGTGCCCGTCGGTGTCCAAGGATCCCCAAGGTCTAGTCGACAGCGCTCTGGCGAGaggcgcgtgcacgtgctccCATCACTCTCTTGTACCTGCCGTGCTCGGAAGGCGAATAGACACAACACCCGaagacagcggcagcagcactagTGGCAGCGGATGCAGCAGTAGCGGCACACGGAGACGCAAGCAGGGACGCACACACCTTAACGACCAGCACCTTTACA
This genomic window contains:
- a CDS encoding beta tubulin — protein: MREIVSCQAGQCGNQIGSKFWEVISDEHGVDPTGTYQGDSDLQLERINVYFDESTGGRYVPRAVLMDLEPGTMDSVRAGPYGQLFRPDNFIFGQSGAGNNWAKGHYTEGAELIDSVLDVCRKEAESCDCLQGFQLSHSLGGGTGSGMGTLLISKLREEYPDRIMMTFSVIPSPRVSDTVVEPYNTTLSVHQLVENSDESMCIDNEALYDICFRTLKLTTPTFGDLNHLVAAVMSGVTCCLRFPGQLNSDLRKLAVNLVPFPRLHFFMMGFAPLTSRGSQQYRGLSVAELTQQMFDAKNMMQAADPRHGRYLTASALFRGRISTKEVDEQMLNVQNKNSSYFIEWIPNNIKSSICDIPPKGLKMSATFIGNNTCIQEMFRRVGEQFTGMFRRKAFLHWYTGEGMDEMEFTEAESNMNDLVSEYQQYQDATVEEEGEYDEEQEAY